Proteins from one Rosa chinensis cultivar Old Blush chromosome 7, RchiOBHm-V2, whole genome shotgun sequence genomic window:
- the LOC112175770 gene encoding carbon catabolite repressor protein 4 homolog 4 isoform X1 gives MLRRTTIPVLPRLPIPFFSLTSGRSVPTKMSSTQSPIKLPRFVSVQESGISSLSKPDGIRFSLVSYNILAQAYVKSSLFPHSPSSCLKWKARSQAILSVLKNLGVDFLCLQEVDEYESFYKGNMESSGYSSTYIQRSGQKRDGCGIFYKHNMAELVLEDIIDYNDLVNSTQEGNVLDDDKQYDKDAIASKDPGSKNGSKSKSTQDRGDPNDPRVRLKRDCVGLIAAFKLKNPSQNVVIVANTHIYWDPEWADVKLAQAKYLLSRLARFKKLVSDKFECTPSLIVAGDFNSTPGDKVYQYLISGNSSSAPTLDVVEDLPIPLCSVYGSTRGEPPFTNYTPGFTGTLDYIFFSPSDNIQPVSFLELPEPESSDIVGGLPNFNHPSDHLPIGAEFVISREYIP, from the exons ATGCTGCGGAGGACGACTATTCCTGTGCTTCCCCGCCTACCCATTCCCTTCTTCTCCTTAACAAG TGGCAGGTCTGTTCCGACCAAAATGAGCTCAACCCAATCACCAATCAAACTCCCAAGATTTGTTTCTGTTCAAGAGAGTGGCATCTCTTCTCTAAGCAAACCTGATG GTATCAGGTTTAGTCTTGTGTCGTATAACATTTTGGCTCAG GCGTATGTGAAGAGCTCCTTGTTTCCCCACTCTCCATCTTCTTGTCTCAA GTGGAAAGCCCGCTCACAGGCAATTTTGAGTGTTCTTAAGAACCTTGGAGTTGACTTTCTCTGCCTACag GAAGTTGATGAGTACGAGAGCTTTTACAAAGGAAATATGGAGAGCAGTGGTTATTCCAGTACCTACATTCAGAGAAGTGGGCAAAAGCGTGACGGATGTGGAATTTTTTATAAGCATAACAT GGCAGAGTTGGTGTTAGAGGATATTATAGATTACAATGATCTTGTAAACTCAACTCAAGAGGGAAACGTTCTGGATGATGATAAACAATATGACAAGGACGCTATTGCAAGCAAAGATCCTGGATCCAAAAATG GTTCAAAATCAAAAAGCACTCAGGATCGTGGAGATCCTAATGATCCCCGTGTCAGACTAAAACGTGATTGTGTAGGACTTATAGCAGCATTCAAGCTTAAAAATCCTTCACAAAATGTTGTTATTGTGGCAAACACACACATTTACTG GGATCCAGAGTGGGCAGACGTTAAGCTTGCACAAGCTAAATATCTACTGTCACGCTTAGCTCGATTTAAAAAGTTGGTATCAGATAAGTTTGAGTGCACCCCATCATTAATTGTAGCTGGTGACTTCAATTCAACCCCAGGCGATAAG GTTTACCAGTATCTTATTTCCGGCAACTCTTCATCTGCACCAACGCTTGATGTTGTTGAAGATCTGCCTATTCCTTTGTGCAGTGTCTACGGTTCTACAAGGGGTGAACCACCTTTTACGAATTACACCCCTGGCTTCACAGGCACACTGGATTATATATTCTTTTCCCCTAGTGACAACATACAACCAGTCAGTTTCCTTGAGCTTCCAGAACCAGAATCCTCTGATATTGTTGGAGGATTACCAAACTTTAATCACCCAAGCGACCATTTACCAATTGGTGCTGAGTTTGTGATATCCCGGGAATATATTCCTTGA
- the LOC112175770 gene encoding carbon catabolite repressor protein 4 homolog 4 isoform X2, whose protein sequence is MLRRTTIPVLPRLPIPFFSLTRSVPTKMSSTQSPIKLPRFVSVQESGISSLSKPDGIRFSLVSYNILAQAYVKSSLFPHSPSSCLKWKARSQAILSVLKNLGVDFLCLQEVDEYESFYKGNMESSGYSSTYIQRSGQKRDGCGIFYKHNMAELVLEDIIDYNDLVNSTQEGNVLDDDKQYDKDAIASKDPGSKNGSKSKSTQDRGDPNDPRVRLKRDCVGLIAAFKLKNPSQNVVIVANTHIYWDPEWADVKLAQAKYLLSRLARFKKLVSDKFECTPSLIVAGDFNSTPGDKVYQYLISGNSSSAPTLDVVEDLPIPLCSVYGSTRGEPPFTNYTPGFTGTLDYIFFSPSDNIQPVSFLELPEPESSDIVGGLPNFNHPSDHLPIGAEFVISREYIP, encoded by the exons ATGCTGCGGAGGACGACTATTCCTGTGCTTCCCCGCCTACCCATTCCCTTCTTCTCCTTAACAAG GTCTGTTCCGACCAAAATGAGCTCAACCCAATCACCAATCAAACTCCCAAGATTTGTTTCTGTTCAAGAGAGTGGCATCTCTTCTCTAAGCAAACCTGATG GTATCAGGTTTAGTCTTGTGTCGTATAACATTTTGGCTCAG GCGTATGTGAAGAGCTCCTTGTTTCCCCACTCTCCATCTTCTTGTCTCAA GTGGAAAGCCCGCTCACAGGCAATTTTGAGTGTTCTTAAGAACCTTGGAGTTGACTTTCTCTGCCTACag GAAGTTGATGAGTACGAGAGCTTTTACAAAGGAAATATGGAGAGCAGTGGTTATTCCAGTACCTACATTCAGAGAAGTGGGCAAAAGCGTGACGGATGTGGAATTTTTTATAAGCATAACAT GGCAGAGTTGGTGTTAGAGGATATTATAGATTACAATGATCTTGTAAACTCAACTCAAGAGGGAAACGTTCTGGATGATGATAAACAATATGACAAGGACGCTATTGCAAGCAAAGATCCTGGATCCAAAAATG GTTCAAAATCAAAAAGCACTCAGGATCGTGGAGATCCTAATGATCCCCGTGTCAGACTAAAACGTGATTGTGTAGGACTTATAGCAGCATTCAAGCTTAAAAATCCTTCACAAAATGTTGTTATTGTGGCAAACACACACATTTACTG GGATCCAGAGTGGGCAGACGTTAAGCTTGCACAAGCTAAATATCTACTGTCACGCTTAGCTCGATTTAAAAAGTTGGTATCAGATAAGTTTGAGTGCACCCCATCATTAATTGTAGCTGGTGACTTCAATTCAACCCCAGGCGATAAG GTTTACCAGTATCTTATTTCCGGCAACTCTTCATCTGCACCAACGCTTGATGTTGTTGAAGATCTGCCTATTCCTTTGTGCAGTGTCTACGGTTCTACAAGGGGTGAACCACCTTTTACGAATTACACCCCTGGCTTCACAGGCACACTGGATTATATATTCTTTTCCCCTAGTGACAACATACAACCAGTCAGTTTCCTTGAGCTTCCAGAACCAGAATCCTCTGATATTGTTGGAGGATTACCAAACTTTAATCACCCAAGCGACCATTTACCAATTGGTGCTGAGTTTGTGATATCCCGGGAATATATTCCTTGA
- the LOC112175922 gene encoding tRNA-dihydrouridine(20) synthase [NAD(P)+]-like, with the protein MDYNNKLVLAPMVRIGTLPFRLLAADYGADITYGEEIIDHKLIKCHRRVNEQLGSIDFVEKGTGAVVFRTCDEERDRVVFQMGTSDAVRALNAAHIVCKDVAAVDINMGCPRSFSVSGGMGAALLSKPDLIHDIMTTLRRNMDISVTCKIRLLNSSQDTVELARRIEKTGVSALAVHGRRVADRPRDPAKWSEIADIVASLSIPVIANGDVFEYDDFQRIKVATGASSVMAARGALWNASIFSPKGKLPWEDVKREYVRKSILWDNDIKSTKHTLKEMIMYYSSLELPEGKAVIKSESLEDLARLYAEEKNYDLIKKKN; encoded by the exons ATGGACTACAACAACAAACTCGTCCTCGCACCCATGGTTCGCATT GGCACTCTGCCATTTAGATTACTAGCTGCTGATTACGGTGCCGACATAACCTACGGCGAGGAAATTATCGATCATAAGCTCATCAAATGCCACCGCAGAGTGAATG AGCAATTAGGGTCCATTGATTTTGTGGAGAAGGGGACAGGAGCTGTTGTTTTCAGAACATGCGACGAGGAACGGGATCGAGTTGTGTTTCAAATGGGTACTTCTGATGCTGTAAGGGCCCTCAATGCTGCTCACATTGT gtgTAAAGATGTCGCTGCGGTAGATATAAATATGGGTTGCCCGAGGTCATTTTCTGTGAGTGGAGGAATGGGAGCTGCATTATTGTCAAAACCCGATCTTATTCATGAT ATTATGACGACATTGAGGAGGAACATGGATATATCTGTGACGTGTAAGATTCGACTACTGAACTCATCTCAGGATACTGTGGAATTGGCAAGACGAATTGAAAAAACTGGGGTTTCCGCTCTTGCTGTTCATGGAAG AAGAGTTGCAGATAGGCCACGGGATCCAGCAAAGTGGAGTGAGATTGCTGATATCGTAGCATCATTATCCATTCCAGTCATAGCAAACGGCGATGTTTTTGAGTATGACGATTTTCAGCGCATCAAAGTTGCTACAG GTGCCTCATCAGTAATGGCTGCAAGAGGAGCACTTTGGAATGCTTCAATTTTCAGTCCGAAGGGCAAACTACCATGGGAAGACGTGAAAAGGGAATACGTTAGGAAG AGCATCTTATGGGATAATGACATTAAAAGCACAAAGCACACACTGAAGGAAATGATAATGTATTATTCATCCCTTGAACTACCGGAGGGAAAGGCTGTGATTAAATCAGAATCCTTGGAAGATCTAGC GAGGCTTTATGCAGAGGAGAAGAACTATgaccttattaaaaaaaaaaactga